A single Lactuca sativa cultivar Salinas chromosome 8, Lsat_Salinas_v11, whole genome shotgun sequence DNA region contains:
- the LOC111896105 gene encoding autophagy-related protein 18a: MATVSAFSSSEWPNPNPNPSTSANTRSEEGKEHTNSLAGDLHSGISSGLPPIRTSSNQQRIPYIQDGKEDIHAATQPNSAPATVPVHGQTLIPSSNHKIPNFHNRDSSPSHLSLFHVSFNQDNGCFACGINQGFRIYNCDPFREIFRRDFENGGGIGIVEMLFRCNILALVGGGSQPQYPLNKVMIWDDHQGRCIGELSFRSEVRGVRLRRDRIIVILEQKIFVYNFTDLKLLQQIETFANPKGLCDVSQASGNFVLVCLGLRKGQVRVEHYASKRTKFILAHDSRIACFALSQNGNMLATASNKGTLVRIFNTHDGSLLHEVRRGADRAEIHSLAFSPTAEWLAVSSDKGTIHVFSITSVDNPDLITSSSRALIKGVIPKYFSSVWSLAQFRLVEGSQYIVAFGHQKNTVVILGLDGSFYRCQFDPKAGGEMTQLEYHNFVKPDDSF, translated from the exons ATGGCAACTGTCTCGGCCTTCTCTTCTTCGGAAtggccaaaccctaaccctaaccctagtacAAGCGCCAATACACGTTCAGAAGAAGGCAAAGAACATACCAATTCACTTGCCGGCGACCTTCACAGCGGTATTTCGTCGGGGCTCCCACCGATCAGAACGAGTTCTAACCAACAACGAATTCCATATATTCAGGATGGAAAAGAAGATATTCACGCTGCAACTCAACCTAATTCTGCTCCGGCTACGGTTCCGGTTCATGGACAGACCTTAATTCCAAGCTCTAACCATAAAATCCCCAATTTTCATAACCGTGATTCTTCTCCTTCACATCTATCGCTATTTCACGTTTCATTCAACCAAGATAATGGATGCTTTGCGTGCGGTATTAATCAAGGATTTCGGATATATAATTGCGATCCTTTTCGCGAGATCTTCCGTCGGGATTTTGAAAATGGAGGCGGTATTGGGATCGTGGAGATGCTGTTTCGATGCAATATACTTGCGTTAGTCGGAGGCGGTTCTCAGCCTCAGTATCCTCTAAATAAGGTTATGATCTGGGATGATCATCAGGGCCGATGCATTGGTGAGCTATCGTTTCGATCGGAGGTTCGTGGAGTTCGGTTAAGGCGAGATCGGATAATTGTGATTTTGGAGCAGAAGATATTCGTATACAATTTCACGGATTTGAAGTTATTGCAACAGATCGAGACATTTGCGAATCCCAAGGGCCTTTGCGATGTTTCACAAGCTTCTGGTAATTTTGTGCTTGTTTGTCTCGGATTGCGGAAGGGACAAGTTAGGGTTGAGCATTACGCTTCCAAGCGAACAAAGTTTATCTTAGCTCATGATTCAAGAATTGCGTGCTTCGCTCTGTCACAGAATGGAAATATGCTTGCCACAGCCAGCAACAAGGGAACTCTTGTTCGTATCTTCAATACCCACGACGGGTCATTGTTGCACGAG GTAAGGAGGGGTGCAGATAGAGCTGAAATACATAGCCTTGCATTTTCTCCTACGGCTGAGTGGCTAGCAGTCTCAAGTGATAAGGGTACTATTCATGTTTTCAGCATCACATCTGTCGATAATCCAGACCTCATTACCAGTTCATCTCGTGCTCTCATTAAAG GAGTTATCCCCAAGTATTTTAGCTCTGTGTGGTCGTTGGCTCAGTTCCGATTGGTTGAAGGCTCTCAGTATATTGTTGCATTTGGTCATCAAAAGAACACAGTGGTGATTCTTGGCTTAGATGGAAG TTTCTATAGATGCCAATTTGACCCAAAAGCTGGAGGGGAGATGACTCAACTGGAATATCACAACTTTGTGAAGCCTGATGACTCTTTCTAA